One Aquila chrysaetos chrysaetos chromosome 22, bAquChr1.4, whole genome shotgun sequence genomic window carries:
- the YIPF5 gene encoding protein YIPF5 has protein sequence MSGFDSFNTDFFQTSYSIDDQTQAYDYSGRPYSKQYGGYEYSQQSGFVPPDMMQQQQPYTGQIYQPTQTYAPTSAQSFYGSNFEDEPPLLEELGINFDHIWQKTLTVLHPLKVADGSIMNETDLAGPMVFCLAFGATLLLAGKIQFGYVYGISAIGCLGMFCLLNLMSMTGVSFGCVASVLGYCLLPMILLSTFAIVFSLQGMMGIILTAGIIGWCSFSASKIFISALAMEGQQLLVAYPCALLYGVFALISVF, from the exons ATGTCTGGGTTTGACAGCTTCAACACAGACTTCTTCCAGACGAGTTACAGTATTGATGACCAGACACAGGCCTACGACTACAGTGGGAGACCGTACAGCAA GCAGTATGGAGGCTATGAATACTCTCAACAAAGTGGATTTGTCCCTCCCGACatgatgcagcagcagcagccttacACAGGGCAGATTTACCAGCCAACACAGACATATGCTCCAACTTCAGCACAGTCTTTTTATGGAAGTAATTTTGAGGATGAGCCTCCTCTATTAGAAG AATTGGGGATCAATTTTGACCACATCTGGCAGAAGACGCTAACGGTTCTCCACCCATTAAAAGTAGCAGATGGCAGCATCATGAATGAGACTGATTTGGCTGGACCAATGGTCTTCTGTCTAGCTTTTGGAGCCACATTATTACTG GCTGGTAAAATTCAGTTTGGTTATGTCTATGGAATAAGTGCAATCGGATGTTTAGGGATGTTTTGTCTCCTGAACTTAATGAGCATGACGGGTGTCTCGTTTGGCTGCGTTGCCAGTGTCCTTGGATACTGTCTTCTTCCTATGATCCTACTTTCCACTTTTGCAATTGTATTTTCGTTGCA ggGAATGATGGGGATTATTCTCACAGCTGGGATTATTGGCTGgtgcagcttttctgcttccaaaatctttatttctgccTTAGCAATGGAAGGACAACAACTTCTAGTAGCATACCCTTGTGCTTTATTGTATGGAGTCTTTGctctcatttctgtgttttga